The Tenacibaculum jejuense genome includes a window with the following:
- a CDS encoding valine--tRNA ligase gives MKISPKYNAGEIESKWYDYWMKNNYFHSEVDEREPYTIVIPPPNVTGVLHMGHMLNNTIQDVLIRRARLLGKNACWVPGTDHASIATEAKVVAKLKEEGINKNDLTREEFLKHAFEWKDKYGGIILEQLKKLGASCDWERTKFTMDDDMSEAVIKVFVDLYNKGLIYRGFRMVNWDPEAKTTLSDEEVIYEERQGNLYYLQYDIVGSDEKVTIATTRPETILGDSAICINPEDERFTHLKGKKAIVPLCNREIPIIEDSYVDVEFGTGCLKVTPAHDENDKVLGDKHNLEVIDIFNEDASLNSFGLHYEGKDRFVVRKEIAKELEEKGYLVKVEQHTNKVGTSERTKAVIEPRLSDQWFLKMEDLAKPAIEGVLGEDRDVKLYPRKFENTYRHWMENIRDWNISRQLWWGQQIPAFYYGDGKEDFVVAETKEKALELAKEKTSNANLQASDLRQDPDVLDTWFSSWLWPMSVFDGIRNPENEEINYYYPTNDLVTGPDILFFWVARMIISGYEYKDARPFENVYLTGLVRDKQRRKMSKSLGNSPDALKLIEEYGADGVRVGLLLSSAAGNDLLFDEALCQQGKGLGNKVWSAFYLTSIWEVSEEIEQPEHSKIAIDWYKTKLQKTLAEIEDHYSKYRLSDVIMSLYKLIYDDFCGWLLETVKPAYQQPIDRKTYDEVIAIFEDNLKVLHPFMPFVTEEIWQLISERTGEEALIIAKYPAINEIENPSIIEEFDFATSIISGIRTIRKEKNIAFKDAIELYVVNNENYTKSFDSVIKKLVNASEVNYVKEKVDGASFRVKSNEYFVPISADSINVEEEIKKITEELNYTEGFLKSVQKKLSNERFVNNAPEQVVATEKKKEADALAKIETLKASLASLQ, from the coding sequence ATGAAAATTTCACCTAAATACAACGCCGGCGAAATAGAAAGTAAATGGTATGATTACTGGATGAAAAACAATTATTTTCATTCAGAAGTAGATGAAAGAGAACCATACACAATTGTAATACCACCACCAAATGTCACAGGTGTCTTGCATATGGGACACATGTTAAATAATACAATTCAAGATGTATTAATTCGTCGCGCTCGTTTATTAGGTAAAAATGCTTGTTGGGTTCCAGGAACAGATCACGCTTCTATTGCTACAGAGGCAAAAGTAGTGGCAAAATTAAAAGAGGAAGGGATCAATAAAAATGATTTAACCAGAGAAGAATTCTTAAAGCACGCATTTGAGTGGAAAGATAAGTATGGTGGAATTATTTTAGAGCAGTTGAAAAAACTTGGAGCTTCATGTGATTGGGAACGTACTAAGTTCACCATGGACGATGATATGAGTGAAGCTGTAATTAAGGTTTTTGTTGATCTTTATAACAAAGGATTAATTTATCGTGGATTCAGAATGGTAAATTGGGATCCAGAGGCTAAAACTACATTATCTGACGAAGAGGTAATTTATGAAGAGCGTCAAGGAAACTTATATTATTTACAATACGATATTGTAGGTTCTGATGAAAAAGTAACCATTGCAACTACGCGTCCTGAAACGATTTTAGGAGATTCAGCAATTTGTATTAATCCAGAAGACGAGCGTTTCACGCATTTAAAAGGAAAAAAAGCGATTGTACCTTTATGTAATCGTGAAATTCCAATTATTGAAGATAGTTATGTAGATGTTGAATTCGGAACAGGATGTTTAAAAGTAACTCCTGCGCATGATGAAAATGATAAGGTTCTTGGAGATAAACATAATTTAGAGGTAATTGATATTTTCAATGAAGATGCTTCTTTAAATTCTTTCGGATTGCATTATGAAGGAAAAGATCGTTTTGTAGTTCGTAAAGAAATAGCCAAAGAACTCGAAGAAAAAGGATATTTAGTTAAAGTAGAACAACACACCAATAAAGTTGGAACTTCTGAAAGAACAAAAGCAGTAATTGAGCCTCGATTATCTGATCAATGGTTCTTAAAAATGGAAGATTTAGCGAAACCAGCTATTGAAGGTGTTTTAGGAGAAGATAGAGATGTAAAATTATATCCTAGAAAGTTCGAAAATACATACCGTCACTGGATGGAAAATATTCGCGATTGGAATATTTCTCGTCAGTTATGGTGGGGACAACAAATTCCTGCATTCTATTATGGAGATGGTAAAGAAGATTTCGTAGTTGCAGAAACTAAAGAGAAAGCTTTAGAATTAGCCAAAGAGAAAACTTCTAACGCAAATCTTCAAGCTTCAGATTTAAGACAAGATCCTGATGTTTTAGATACTTGGTTCTCGTCTTGGTTATGGCCAATGTCTGTTTTCGACGGAATTAGAAATCCAGAAAATGAAGAAATCAATTATTATTATCCTACAAATGATTTAGTAACGGGACCAGATATTTTATTCTTCTGGGTGGCACGTATGATTATTTCAGGATATGAATATAAAGATGCTCGTCCGTTTGAAAATGTATATTTAACAGGATTAGTTCGAGATAAACAACGTCGTAAAATGAGTAAATCATTAGGGAATTCTCCTGATGCATTAAAATTGATTGAAGAATACGGAGCAGATGGAGTGCGTGTTGGTTTATTATTGAGTTCTGCTGCCGGAAATGATTTATTATTTGATGAAGCTTTATGTCAGCAAGGAAAAGGTTTAGGAAATAAAGTTTGGAGTGCATTTTACTTAACATCTATCTGGGAAGTTTCTGAAGAAATCGAGCAGCCAGAGCATAGTAAAATAGCTATAGATTGGTATAAAACCAAATTACAAAAAACTTTAGCAGAAATAGAAGATCATTATAGTAAGTATCGTTTAAGTGATGTAATCATGAGTCTATACAAATTGATTTATGATGATTTTTGTGGTTGGTTATTAGAAACAGTAAAGCCAGCATACCAACAGCCAATCGATAGAAAAACCTATGATGAGGTGATCGCTATTTTTGAAGATAATTTAAAGGTATTACATCCTTTCATGCCATTTGTTACTGAAGAAATTTGGCAGTTAATTTCAGAAAGAACCGGAGAAGAAGCTTTAATTATAGCAAAGTATCCAGCAATTAATGAAATTGAAAATCCATCTATTATTGAAGAATTCGATTTTGCTACGAGTATTATTTCAGGAATTAGAACGATCAGAAAAGAGAAAAATATAGCTTTTAAAGATGCTATAGAACTTTATGTAGTAAATAATGAAAACTATACGAAGAGTTTTGATAGTGTAATTAAAAAGCTTGTAAATGCTTCTGAAGTTAATTATGTAAAAGAAAAAGTAGACGGAGCTTCATTCAGAGTAAAATCTAATGAATACTTTGTGCCTATTTCAGCTGATAGTATTAATGTAGAAGAGGAAATTAAAAAGATAACTGAAGAGTTAAATTATACAGAAGGTTTCCTAAAATCAGTACAAAAGAAGCTTTCTAACGAAAGATTTGTAAATAATGCACCAGAACAAGTTGTAGCAACTGAAAAGAAGAAAGAAGCTGATGCATTAGCCAAAATAGAAACATTAAAAGCAAGTTTAGCATCTTTGCAGTAA
- a CDS encoding DUF1573 domain-containing protein: MRTILSIIAVCFITLSVNAQEFKFETEVINYGKITLGSEGKRVFEFTNVGDAPLVIKDIKSTCGCTVPSKPEKPIMPGEKGKIEVSYDTKRPGGFSKAITIYSNAKQERKMLKIKGYIVKDAKEKAQKSSM; this comes from the coding sequence ATGAGAACAATTTTATCAATTATCGCAGTTTGTTTTATTACTTTATCTGTAAACGCTCAGGAGTTTAAATTTGAAACAGAAGTAATTAACTACGGAAAAATAACTTTAGGTTCTGAAGGTAAGAGAGTATTTGAATTTACAAACGTAGGTGATGCTCCTTTAGTAATAAAAGATATTAAGTCTACATGTGGATGTACGGTTCCAAGTAAACCAGAGAAACCAATCATGCCAGGTGAGAAAGGAAAAATCGAAGTTTCTTACGATACTAAGAGACCTGGAGGATTCTCTAAAGCTATTACAATTTACTCTAACGCTAAGCAAGAGAGAAAAATGTTAAAAATAAAAGGTTACATTGTAAAGGATGCTAAAGAAAAGGCTCAAAAATCTTCAATGTAA
- a CDS encoding aspartyl protease family protein, whose protein sequence is MKKGLLLLLLFCGVYTLTSQSKFQFFGRNDVKQKVKFKKINNLIVIPLEINGKNLSFILDTGVNKTILFNLSEKDSLGLNDVKKIQLQGLGDQEPVEALLSKKNHFKINNIVNPSQNLYVILRDSFNMSSKMGVTIHGIIGFDLLKDVIVKIDYDRELLTFYNPKKYKHKTCSRCEEFPLEFFRNKPYINTVTQLDTVSNKKIDTKLLIDSGGSDSIWLFEGTHEDIVTPKKYFKDILGEGLTGSVYGNRSRIPEFRLGRFVMPEPAVSFLDTTSTVNARQYRSRNGSIGGNILKRFKVWLDYPNKRVVFKKNGSLKKGFFYNMSGLVIVYSGKDLVKEEVTKNSVNSYNIENTTSKSEVFSAFTTYRYKFKPAFKIQEVIKDSPGYNIGLEKGDIIKKLNGKPAHEYTLDEINGILSVRPGRRISLVIERDGLNYRYRFRLERRI, encoded by the coding sequence TTGAAAAAAGGATTACTATTACTCTTACTTTTTTGTGGAGTTTACACATTAACTTCTCAAAGTAAGTTTCAGTTTTTTGGTAGAAATGATGTTAAACAGAAAGTTAAGTTTAAAAAAATTAACAACCTGATTGTAATTCCCTTAGAAATTAACGGTAAAAATTTATCATTTATTCTAGATACTGGTGTAAATAAAACCATACTTTTTAATTTATCTGAAAAAGATAGCTTAGGTTTAAATGATGTAAAAAAGATTCAATTACAAGGACTTGGAGATCAGGAACCAGTCGAAGCTTTATTATCTAAGAAAAATCACTTTAAAATTAATAATATTGTTAATCCTAGTCAGAATTTATACGTTATTTTGAGAGACAGTTTCAATATGTCTTCTAAAATGGGAGTAACTATTCACGGAATTATTGGATTTGATCTTTTAAAAGATGTTATTGTAAAGATTGATTATGATAGAGAATTATTAACCTTTTATAATCCAAAAAAATACAAACACAAAACATGTAGTAGGTGTGAAGAATTTCCTTTAGAGTTTTTTAGAAATAAACCTTACATAAATACAGTTACACAATTAGATACAGTTTCAAATAAAAAAATTGACACAAAACTTTTAATAGATTCTGGAGGTAGCGACTCTATTTGGTTGTTTGAAGGTACACACGAAGATATTGTCACTCCCAAAAAATATTTTAAAGATATTTTAGGTGAAGGTTTAACAGGTAGTGTTTACGGAAATAGAAGTAGAATACCAGAATTTAGATTAGGTAGATTTGTAATGCCAGAACCTGCTGTTTCGTTTTTAGATACTACATCTACTGTTAATGCCAGACAATACAGAAGTAGAAATGGAAGTATAGGAGGAAATATTTTAAAACGCTTTAAAGTTTGGTTAGACTATCCAAATAAAAGAGTAGTATTTAAAAAGAATGGGTCTCTGAAAAAAGGTTTTTTCTACAATATGAGTGGGTTAGTTATTGTATATTCTGGAAAAGATTTAGTTAAAGAAGAAGTGACTAAAAATAGTGTTAATTCATACAATATAGAAAATACAACATCTAAGTCAGAAGTTTTCTCAGCATTCACTACATACAGATATAAGTTTAAGCCCGCTTTTAAAATTCAAGAAGTTATTAAAGATTCTCCTGGCTATAATATAGGATTAGAGAAAGGAGATATTATTAAAAAGTTAAACGGTAAACCAGCACATGAATATACATTAGATGAAATAAATGGAATATTAAGTGTAAGACCAGGAAGAAGAATTTCTCTTGTTATTGAAAGAGATGGATTAAATTATAGATATAGATTCAGATTAGAAAGACGTATATAA